A stretch of the Mycobacteroides immunogenum genome encodes the following:
- a CDS encoding DUF2631 domain-containing protein, with the protein MATTEVVKYDGVDVEDVPSVAFGRGLSGQNPRVFHVLGVVMSAILLCMLVGNHVGKVEDIFLVGFAVIVLAFTANDYFGRRSGRIR; encoded by the coding sequence GTGGCCACGACCGAGGTTGTCAAGTACGACGGAGTCGACGTCGAGGACGTGCCGTCTGTGGCGTTCGGACGTGGACTTTCCGGCCAGAACCCGCGCGTCTTCCACGTCCTGGGCGTGGTGATGTCCGCCATCCTGCTGTGCATGCTCGTCGGCAATCACGTTGGCAAGGTCGAAGACATCTTCCTGGTCGGTTTCGCCGTCATCGTGCTGGCGTTCACCGCCAATGACTACTTCGGCCGCCGGTCCGGCCGTATCCGCTAA